A genomic segment from Acuticoccus sediminis encodes:
- a CDS encoding winged helix-turn-helix transcriptional regulator — MGAPKEPEFEFRGTCCRPVKELLSRIGGKWTVLIVTRLADGPRRFSDLKREIEDISQKMLTSTLRDLERDGFVQRTVTPSIPPRVDYELTDLGMDLLSPLEALGAWAVRNQHRVDAARARFSGYRPAAPHPNDNETHASI, encoded by the coding sequence ATGGGCGCACCGAAGGAACCGGAGTTCGAGTTCAGAGGCACCTGCTGCCGGCCAGTGAAGGAGCTGCTGTCCAGAATCGGCGGGAAATGGACGGTCCTGATCGTCACCCGCCTTGCCGACGGGCCACGCCGCTTCTCCGACCTGAAGCGGGAGATCGAGGATATCAGCCAGAAGATGCTGACCTCGACGCTGCGTGACCTCGAGCGGGACGGGTTCGTGCAGCGCACGGTCACGCCGTCGATTCCGCCGCGCGTCGACTACGAGCTCACCGATCTCGGCATGGACCTGCTGTCGCCGCTGGAGGCGCTGGGCGCGTGGGCGGTGCGCAACCAGCACCGGGTCGACGCGGCGCGGGCGCGCTTCTCCGGCTACCGCCCTGCGGCCCCCCATCCCAACGACAACGAGACGCACGCCTCGATCTGA
- the mdoH gene encoding glucans biosynthesis glucosyltransferase MdoH, with protein MALPMDTLGPIQRLNSTPAEAPLAMPEQSFQRRGFPAHHATRPSLRTIAARATLVIVTLSLAVFGVSEMYAVAKVGGMAALEWVLLIAFTAAFGWIAFSAANALAGVFSPRGRNEDIDAPGGLTAIVMPVYNEDPRDTFSAIAAMVNDLPKQLRTSFEVFVISDTTNPETWIAEERALAILRAKCGPTRVWYRRRRDNAHRKAGNVADFVRRWGGRYEHMVMLDADSLMTGMCLAKLRAAMIADPRAGIIQTCPSLIGGATPFARAQQFANTVTGPVVSHGIAAWQGEDGNYWGHNAIIRMTAFASAAGLPSLPGKPPFGGSILSHDFVEAALIRRAGWTVTMRADITGSYEGAPTDLFGVIKRDRRWAQGNLQHARLIGAAGLAFCSRLHFAIGILAYVMSPVWLFLLLTGVALSVQATLIRPEYFPSNFALFPTWPAFDADRMVTLFIISLVVLLLPKMIAMVNALFDRDLRRGCGGPVGVVGSTFLELLISTLIAPIMMIAQTGIVMSILLGRAVGWLPQARKGASVSWLAATHFHLVHMACGLVLGAIALIHSPTLAAWMSPTLFALILAVPISKGCGSFWLGRKLRRAHMMLTPQESRPPEVLRMARREAHAFPASLPRDALITLAEDPMLCDAHLGSLEPELRGRGSFDPTRALAAAKLGEAQSLEELASWLAPSERMLVLSDTNLLDRALQLAKARAINAKAA; from the coding sequence ATGGCTTTACCGATGGACACGCTAGGACCGATACAGCGACTGAACTCGACGCCGGCGGAAGCTCCGCTGGCGATGCCGGAACAATCCTTCCAGAGGCGCGGCTTCCCCGCGCATCACGCCACGCGTCCCAGTCTGCGCACCATCGCAGCCCGCGCGACGCTGGTGATCGTGACCCTGTCGCTCGCCGTCTTCGGTGTCAGCGAGATGTACGCCGTCGCCAAGGTCGGCGGCATGGCCGCCCTCGAGTGGGTGCTCCTCATCGCCTTCACGGCCGCCTTCGGCTGGATCGCCTTCAGTGCCGCCAACGCGCTCGCCGGCGTCTTCTCGCCGCGCGGCCGGAATGAGGACATCGACGCTCCCGGCGGCCTGACAGCCATCGTCATGCCCGTCTACAACGAGGACCCGCGCGACACCTTCTCGGCCATCGCCGCGATGGTGAACGACCTGCCCAAGCAGCTGCGCACCTCGTTCGAGGTCTTCGTCATTTCCGACACGACGAACCCGGAGACGTGGATCGCCGAGGAGCGCGCACTCGCCATCCTGCGCGCCAAGTGCGGTCCCACGCGCGTCTGGTACCGTCGCCGTCGCGACAACGCGCACCGCAAGGCCGGCAACGTGGCCGACTTCGTGCGCCGCTGGGGCGGCCGCTACGAGCACATGGTCATGCTCGACGCGGACAGCCTCATGACCGGCATGTGCCTCGCCAAGCTGCGCGCGGCGATGATCGCCGATCCCAGGGCCGGCATCATCCAGACCTGCCCGTCGCTGATCGGCGGCGCGACGCCGTTCGCACGCGCCCAGCAGTTCGCCAACACCGTCACCGGCCCGGTCGTCTCGCACGGCATCGCCGCATGGCAGGGCGAGGACGGCAACTACTGGGGCCACAACGCGATCATCCGCATGACCGCCTTCGCGAGCGCGGCCGGTCTGCCGAGCCTCCCCGGCAAGCCGCCGTTCGGCGGCTCGATCCTCAGCCACGACTTCGTCGAGGCCGCGTTGATCCGCCGCGCCGGCTGGACCGTCACCATGCGGGCCGACATCACCGGCTCCTACGAGGGCGCGCCGACCGACCTCTTCGGCGTCATCAAGCGCGACCGCCGCTGGGCGCAGGGCAACCTGCAGCACGCCCGGCTGATCGGCGCCGCCGGTCTCGCCTTCTGCTCGCGCCTGCACTTCGCGATCGGCATCCTCGCCTACGTGATGAGCCCGGTGTGGCTCTTCCTGCTGCTGACCGGTGTGGCCCTCTCGGTCCAGGCCACGCTGATCAGGCCGGAGTACTTCCCGTCGAACTTCGCGCTGTTCCCCACCTGGCCGGCGTTCGACGCCGACCGGATGGTCACCCTCTTCATCATCTCGCTGGTGGTGCTGCTGCTGCCGAAGATGATCGCGATGGTGAACGCGCTGTTCGACCGTGACCTTCGCCGCGGCTGCGGCGGGCCCGTCGGCGTCGTCGGCTCCACCTTCCTGGAGCTGCTGATCTCGACGCTGATCGCGCCGATCATGATGATCGCGCAGACCGGCATCGTCATGTCGATCCTGCTGGGCCGCGCCGTCGGCTGGCTGCCGCAGGCGCGCAAGGGAGCAAGCGTGAGCTGGCTCGCGGCCACCCACTTCCACCTCGTCCACATGGCGTGCGGGCTGGTGCTGGGTGCGATCGCGCTGATCCACTCCCCCACCCTCGCGGCGTGGATGTCGCCGACGCTGTTCGCGCTGATCCTCGCGGTGCCGATCTCGAAGGGCTGCGGCTCGTTCTGGCTCGGCCGCAAGCTGCGGCGGGCGCACATGATGCTGACGCCGCAGGAGAGCCGTCCGCCCGAGGTGCTGCGCATGGCCCGCCGCGAGGCCCACGCCTTCCCGGCGAGCCTGCCGCGCGACGCGCTCATCACGCTCGCCGAGGATCCGATGCTGTGCGACGCCCACCTCGGTTCGCTGGAGCCGGAACTGCGCGGCCGCGGCAGCTTCGACCCCACGCGCGCCCTCGCCGCCGCGAAGCTCGGCGAAGCGCAGAGCCTCGAGGAGCTGGCGAGCTGGCTCGCCCCGTCGGAGCGCATGCTGGTGCTCTCTGACACGAACCTCCTCGACCGCGCGCTTCAGCTTGCCAAGGCCCGGGCCATCAACGCCAAGGCCGCCTGA
- a CDS encoding glucan biosynthesis protein produces MKIARRHLVTGAAAAWALAGTAAGWPRLVTQAFAKGREHITINPELYGETVPFSADRLRELAQALSKQDYKDRSSEVPASLRDMDYPTFQQIRPWQKWPQPLGPDKLFSFDALITGSVFNQPVDIWIVDGDTAQKVVYDFDSFWVGELAEGKLPKENVPFSGFRLHTDLSGNDSISEFAVFQGASYYRAVGRGETYGLSARGLAIDTGVPTGEEFPVFRTFWIEKTKDGDSGVVVHALLDSPSTTGIYRFILSPGNATFVDVELTLFPRRTIKTIGFAPFSSMFLFSGVNRSEFNDYRDAVHDSDGLSIFTGGGEWLWRPINNPGRLQISAFVDENPRGFGLVQRKREFADYEDAEARYELRTSAWVEPRGDWGKGSVVLFEIPTTKEWNDNIVAYWQPANPLEAGQPFEIAYRIHWEDVPQVASPGPQVINTRIGRNLSDDRYLFVVDYLMRGTSMQNLEIRTSASIGTVSNLVKYPVPVRDVLRITFELDPKDADLVEIRLALEPEDGPPGERWLYRWTR; encoded by the coding sequence ATGAAGATTGCCCGGCGGCACCTCGTCACCGGCGCTGCGGCGGCTTGGGCCTTGGCTGGCACCGCTGCGGGATGGCCGCGACTTGTCACCCAGGCCTTCGCCAAAGGCCGCGAGCACATCACCATTAATCCCGAGCTATACGGCGAAACGGTCCCGTTCTCCGCGGATCGGCTCCGTGAGCTCGCGCAGGCACTGTCCAAGCAGGACTACAAGGACCGCAGCAGCGAGGTCCCCGCGTCCCTGCGCGACATGGACTATCCGACCTTCCAGCAGATCCGCCCCTGGCAGAAGTGGCCGCAGCCGCTCGGGCCGGACAAGCTCTTCTCGTTCGACGCGCTGATCACCGGCTCGGTCTTCAACCAGCCGGTCGACATCTGGATCGTCGACGGCGACACCGCGCAGAAGGTGGTCTACGACTTCGACAGCTTCTGGGTCGGAGAGCTCGCCGAGGGGAAGCTGCCGAAGGAAAATGTCCCCTTCTCGGGCTTCCGCCTCCACACCGACCTGTCCGGCAACGACTCCATCTCCGAGTTCGCCGTCTTCCAGGGTGCGAGCTATTACCGCGCGGTGGGGCGCGGCGAAACGTACGGGCTCTCGGCCCGCGGCCTCGCCATCGACACCGGCGTGCCGACCGGCGAGGAGTTCCCGGTCTTCCGCACGTTCTGGATCGAAAAAACAAAAGACGGCGATAGCGGAGTCGTCGTACATGCCCTCTTGGATTCTCCATCAACCACAGGCATATATCGGTTCATACTGTCGCCCGGTAACGCCACCTTCGTGGACGTAGAGCTGACGCTCTTCCCGCGCAGGACCATCAAGACGATCGGCTTCGCGCCGTTCTCCTCGATGTTCCTGTTTTCGGGAGTGAATCGCTCGGAATTCAACGACTACCGCGACGCAGTGCATGATTCGGACGGCCTGTCGATCTTCACCGGCGGCGGAGAGTGGCTGTGGCGACCCATCAATAATCCGGGTCGCCTCCAAATCTCCGCTTTCGTGGATGAAAATCCTCGCGGGTTCGGCCTTGTACAACGTAAACGTGAGTTTGCAGACTACGAGGACGCGGAAGCTCGGTACGAGCTCCGGACGTCCGCGTGGGTCGAGCCCCGAGGTGATTGGGGCAAGGGATCGGTTGTGCTGTTCGAGATCCCCACAACCAAAGAGTGGAACGACAACATCGTTGCCTACTGGCAGCCGGCCAATCCGCTGGAAGCCGGGCAACCCTTTGAAATTGCGTACAGAATTCATTGGGAGGACGTCCCCCAGGTCGCATCTCCCGGCCCGCAGGTCATAAACACAAGGATAGGGCGGAACCTTTCGGACGATCGATACCTTTTTGTCGTGGACTACCTCATGCGCGGGACGTCGATGCAGAACCTCGAGATCCGAACGAGTGCCTCGATCGGAACTGTATCCAATCTCGTGAAGTATCCAGTGCCTGTGAGGGACGTCCTTAGAATCACTTTCGAGTTGGATCCCAAGGACGCCGATCTCGTCGAGATCCGGCTAGCACTCGAACCGGAAGATGGACCTCCAGGCGAGCGATGGCTTTACCGATGGACACGCTAG
- a CDS encoding (deoxy)nucleoside triphosphate pyrophosphohydrolase: protein MRLVLVVAAALVDGSGRILVTQRPEGKSMAGLWEFPGGKIEAGETPEAALCRELAEEIGVTVEPSALEPLTFASHTYADFHLMMPLYVVRRWVGTPAALEVADLQFVMPERLGELAMPEADGPLVSAVQSIFTEISAT, encoded by the coding sequence ATGCGCCTCGTTCTCGTGGTCGCGGCCGCGCTGGTGGACGGGTCCGGCCGCATCCTCGTGACGCAGCGCCCCGAGGGCAAGTCCATGGCGGGCCTCTGGGAGTTCCCCGGCGGCAAGATCGAGGCGGGCGAGACGCCCGAGGCGGCGCTCTGCCGCGAGCTCGCCGAGGAGATCGGCGTCACGGTGGAGCCGTCCGCGCTCGAGCCGCTGACCTTCGCGAGCCACACCTACGCTGATTTTCATCTGATGATGCCGCTCTACGTGGTGCGGCGCTGGGTCGGAACGCCGGCCGCCCTGGAGGTCGCGGATCTTCAGTTCGTCATGCCTGAAAGGCTCGGCGAACTCGCGATGCCGGAGGCCGACGGCCCCCTCGTTTCGGCAGTTCAGAGCATATTCACCGAGATATCCGCTACTTAA
- the argJ gene encoding bifunctional glutamate N-acetyltransferase/amino-acid acetyltransferase ArgJ, whose protein sequence is MTPSPFAPAELPEPPMVAGVRLATAEAGIKYRGRTDVLLMAFDEGTTVAGTFTTSRCPSAPVEWCRMQLPRGTARALLVNSGNANAFTGKKGRAATQLSAELAAKALGIAPEDVFLASTGVIGEPLPAERFGTVMDAAAARLAPSGWAAAARAIMTTDTFPKAESRTVTLSGGSVTITGIAKGAGMIAPDMATMLSFIATDAAVDAPTLQAMLSAGVSKSFNKITIDSDTSTSDTVLAFATGASGAAVAAGSADAALFAEALDSLLLSLAHWVTKDGEGCTKFVAITVEGAESDASAGKIAKSIADSPLVKTAIAGEDANWGRIVMAVGKAGEPADRDRLAIWFDHVRVAVEGERDPDYSEAAASEVMKKPEIAIRVDLGLGSGRDTVWTCDLTKEYVAINGDYRS, encoded by the coding sequence ATGACCCCATCGCCTTTCGCGCCTGCCGAACTGCCCGAGCCGCCCATGGTGGCGGGCGTCCGCCTCGCTACGGCCGAGGCGGGGATCAAGTACCGCGGACGCACCGACGTCCTCCTGATGGCCTTCGACGAAGGCACCACCGTCGCCGGGACGTTCACCACGTCGCGCTGCCCGTCGGCGCCGGTCGAGTGGTGCCGCATGCAGCTTCCGCGCGGTACGGCGCGCGCCCTCCTCGTCAACTCCGGCAACGCCAACGCCTTCACCGGCAAGAAGGGCCGCGCGGCGACGCAGCTCTCGGCCGAGCTCGCCGCCAAGGCGCTCGGCATCGCCCCGGAGGACGTCTTCCTCGCCTCCACCGGCGTCATCGGCGAGCCGCTGCCGGCAGAGCGCTTCGGCACCGTGATGGACGCCGCCGCCGCCAGGCTCGCCCCGTCCGGCTGGGCCGCCGCGGCCCGCGCCATCATGACCACCGACACCTTCCCCAAGGCCGAAAGCCGCACCGTCACGCTGTCCGGCGGGAGCGTGACGATCACCGGCATCGCCAAGGGCGCCGGGATGATCGCGCCGGACATGGCGACCATGCTGTCGTTCATCGCGACGGACGCCGCCGTCGACGCGCCGACGCTTCAGGCGATGCTGTCGGCGGGCGTGTCGAAGAGCTTCAACAAGATCACCATCGACAGCGACACGTCGACCTCCGACACCGTGCTCGCCTTCGCGACCGGGGCCTCGGGCGCCGCCGTCGCGGCCGGCTCGGCCGACGCCGCCCTCTTCGCCGAGGCGCTGGACAGCCTGCTCCTGTCGCTCGCCCACTGGGTGACCAAGGACGGCGAGGGCTGCACAAAGTTCGTCGCGATCACCGTGGAGGGCGCAGAGAGCGACGCCTCGGCGGGCAAGATCGCCAAGTCGATCGCCGACTCGCCGCTGGTCAAGACCGCCATCGCCGGCGAGGACGCCAACTGGGGCCGCATCGTCATGGCTGTCGGCAAGGCCGGCGAGCCGGCCGACCGCGACCGCCTCGCCATCTGGTTCGACCATGTCCGCGTCGCCGTCGAGGGCGAACGCGACCCGGACTATTCCGAGGCCGCCGCCTCCGAGGTGATGAAGAAGCCCGAGATCGCGATCCGGGTCGACCTCGGCCTCGGCTCCGGCCGGGACACGGTCTGGACCTGCGACCTCACCAAGGAATACGTGGCGATCAACGGGGACTACCGGAGCTGA
- a CDS encoding peptidylprolyl isomerase codes for MIKRTLSAMAVSALIASSAFAQDTTSDTPAPSPDQVLATVNGDDITVGDVAYAREALGDAVQQVPEAQRDEMVLSLLVDMALMSDAAKAEGMDQTDDFQRRLEFQRMQALQEAYMTKMVQGVVTQDALQQRYDEEVAKLPKEQVTASHILVETEDEAKDIIKQLDDGADFAELAEENSKDPGSAQKGGSLGKFTRGQMVKPFEDAAFALEPGQITEEPVQSQFGWHIIKLEDRSEVTPPPLTQVAGQIQQLLVRDAYIDAVAKLKENATIETPDGKPLPGDESAVPVPGSTQ; via the coding sequence ATGATCAAGCGCACGCTGAGTGCGATGGCCGTGTCGGCCCTCATCGCTTCATCCGCCTTTGCGCAGGACACCACGAGCGACACTCCGGCCCCGTCGCCGGACCAGGTGCTCGCCACCGTGAACGGCGACGACATCACCGTCGGTGACGTCGCCTATGCCCGCGAGGCGCTGGGCGATGCCGTCCAGCAGGTGCCTGAGGCGCAGCGCGACGAGATGGTCCTCTCGCTCCTGGTGGACATGGCCCTGATGTCCGACGCCGCGAAGGCCGAGGGCATGGACCAGACCGACGACTTCCAGCGTCGCCTCGAGTTCCAGCGCATGCAGGCCCTCCAGGAGGCCTACATGACGAAGATGGTCCAGGGTGTCGTCACCCAGGACGCCCTCCAGCAGCGCTACGACGAAGAGGTCGCCAAGCTGCCGAAGGAGCAGGTGACGGCGAGCCACATCCTCGTCGAGACCGAGGACGAGGCGAAGGACATCATCAAGCAGCTCGACGACGGCGCCGACTTCGCCGAACTGGCCGAGGAGAACTCCAAGGACCCCGGCTCGGCCCAGAAGGGCGGCTCGCTCGGCAAATTCACCCGCGGGCAGATGGTGAAGCCGTTCGAGGACGCGGCCTTCGCGCTCGAGCCCGGCCAGATCACCGAGGAGCCGGTGCAGTCGCAATTCGGCTGGCACATCATCAAGCTGGAGGACCGCAGCGAGGTCACTCCCCCGCCGCTGACCCAGGTCGCCGGCCAGATCCAGCAGCTTCTGGTGCGTGATGCCTACATCGACGCCGTCGCCAAGCTGAAGGAGAACGCGACCATCGAGACGCCGGACGGCAAGCCCCTGCCGGGCGACGAAAGCGCCGTGCCGGTCCCGGGTTCGACGCAGTAA
- the secA gene encoding preprotein translocase subunit SecA, which translates to MLGTLTKRIFGSANDRRVKGYRSRVDAINAAEPEFERLSDAELKAKTDELKAALAGGKSLDDILVPAFATVREAAKRVLGQRHYDVQLIGGMVLHERSIAEMKTGEGKTLVATLAVYLNALAGKGVHVVTVNDYLAERDAEWMGRVYRFLGMSTGIIVHGKSDRERKAAYDADITYGTNNEFGFDYLRDNLKYDIRQMVQRPHFYAIVDEVDSILIDEARTPLIISGPLEDRSEFYNTIDTFIPRLTPEDYEVDEKQRTAHFTEAGNEKLESILGEAGLLKGDSLYDALNVSVVHHLQQALRAHRLFQRDRDYIVKNGEVIIIDEFTGRMMPGRRYGEGLHQALEAKEKQPIQPENQTVASITFQNYFRMYEKLAGMTGTADTEAEEFMDIYKLDVVSIPTNLPIQRVDEDDQVYRTQEEKYKAVVDEIRTAHAKGQPILVGTTSIEKSEYLADRLRKEGFRQRDLSDPQAAIKIGETEKGGKPAFQVLNARFHEQEAKIISQAGVPGAITIATNMAGRGTDIQLGGNADMLITEELGVLAEGEEMDAERKAKEAAIRERVAEAKKKALDAGGLFVLATERHESRRIDNQLRGRSGRQGDPGRSRFYLSLQDDLMRIFGSERMDGMLKRLGLEEGEAIVHPWINRALEKAQQKVEARNFDARKNVLKYDDVMNDQRKVIFEQRRELMQDEEVRETINGMRHEVVDAIVAKHIPEKAYPEQWDTKGLHDEVQGVFGIDAPVIDWANEEGIADEEIRERLKNAADEGAAKKVAKYGTDMWRQVEKSVLLQTLDHLWREHIAQLDHLRSVIGFRGYAQRDPLNEYKTEAFALFEAMLVELRTAVTGQLMHIEIQMREGPPPMPSEEEIDRLETHHIDPLTGDDDGEGELELAGAPDTGDAAEAREARAAKRAGAERSATDPATWGKVSRNEPCPCGSGKKYKHCHGRVA; encoded by the coding sequence ATGCTCGGCACCCTGACCAAACGCATCTTCGGCTCGGCGAACGACCGCCGCGTCAAGGGCTACCGCAGCCGGGTGGATGCGATCAATGCTGCTGAGCCCGAGTTCGAGCGGCTCTCCGACGCAGAACTCAAAGCGAAGACGGATGAGCTGAAGGCCGCTCTCGCCGGCGGCAAATCCCTGGACGACATTCTCGTCCCGGCCTTTGCTACGGTCCGCGAGGCCGCCAAACGCGTCCTCGGGCAGCGTCACTATGACGTACAGCTTATCGGCGGCATGGTCCTCCACGAACGCTCGATCGCCGAAATGAAGACCGGTGAAGGCAAGACCCTGGTCGCCACACTCGCCGTCTACCTCAACGCGCTCGCCGGCAAGGGCGTCCACGTCGTCACCGTCAACGACTACCTCGCCGAACGCGACGCCGAGTGGATGGGCCGGGTCTACCGCTTCCTGGGCATGAGCACCGGCATCATCGTGCACGGAAAGTCGGACCGTGAGCGCAAGGCCGCCTACGACGCCGACATCACCTACGGCACGAACAACGAGTTCGGCTTCGACTATCTGCGCGACAATCTGAAATACGATATCCGCCAGATGGTGCAGCGTCCGCACTTCTACGCCATCGTCGACGAGGTGGACTCGATCCTGATCGACGAGGCCCGCACGCCGCTCATCATCTCCGGCCCGCTCGAGGACCGGTCCGAGTTCTACAACACTATCGACACCTTCATCCCCCGCCTCACGCCGGAGGACTACGAGGTCGACGAGAAGCAGCGCACCGCGCACTTCACCGAAGCCGGCAACGAGAAGCTCGAGAGCATCCTCGGCGAGGCAGGCCTCCTCAAGGGCGACTCGCTCTACGACGCGCTGAACGTCTCGGTGGTGCACCACCTCCAGCAGGCCCTGCGCGCCCACCGCCTCTTCCAGCGCGACCGCGACTACATCGTGAAGAACGGCGAAGTGATCATCATCGACGAGTTCACTGGCCGCATGATGCCGGGCCGCCGCTACGGCGAGGGCCTGCACCAGGCGCTGGAGGCGAAGGAAAAGCAGCCGATCCAGCCGGAGAACCAGACGGTCGCGTCGATCACGTTCCAGAACTATTTCCGCATGTACGAGAAGCTCGCCGGCATGACGGGCACCGCCGACACCGAGGCGGAAGAGTTCATGGACATCTACAAGCTGGACGTGGTCTCGATCCCGACCAACCTGCCGATCCAGCGCGTCGACGAAGACGATCAGGTCTACCGGACCCAGGAAGAGAAATATAAGGCCGTCGTCGACGAGATCCGCACCGCGCACGCCAAGGGTCAGCCGATCCTCGTCGGCACGACGTCGATCGAAAAGTCCGAATATCTCGCCGACCGCCTCCGCAAGGAGGGCTTCCGCCAGCGCGACCTCAGCGACCCGCAGGCGGCCATCAAGATCGGCGAGACCGAGAAGGGCGGCAAGCCCGCCTTCCAGGTGCTGAACGCCCGCTTCCACGAGCAGGAAGCGAAGATCATCTCCCAGGCCGGTGTGCCGGGCGCGATCACCATCGCCACCAACATGGCCGGCCGCGGTACCGACATTCAGCTCGGCGGCAACGCCGACATGCTGATCACTGAGGAACTCGGCGTGCTGGCCGAAGGCGAGGAGATGGACGCGGAGCGCAAGGCGAAGGAAGCCGCCATCCGCGAACGCGTCGCCGAGGCCAAGAAGAAGGCGCTCGACGCTGGCGGCCTCTTCGTGCTCGCCACCGAGCGGCACGAGTCGCGGCGCATCGACAACCAGCTCCGCGGCCGTTCCGGCCGTCAGGGCGACCCCGGCCGCTCGCGCTTCTACCTGTCCCTGCAGGACGACCTGATGCGCATCTTCGGCTCCGAGCGCATGGACGGCATGCTGAAGCGCCTCGGGCTGGAAGAGGGTGAGGCCATCGTTCACCCCTGGATCAACCGCGCGCTCGAGAAGGCGCAGCAGAAGGTCGAGGCGCGAAACTTCGACGCGCGCAAGAACGTCCTCAAGTACGACGACGTGATGAATGACCAGCGCAAGGTCATCTTCGAGCAGCGCCGCGAGCTGATGCAGGACGAGGAAGTCCGCGAAACCATCAACGGGATGCGCCACGAGGTGGTGGACGCCATCGTCGCCAAGCACATCCCCGAGAAGGCCTATCCCGAGCAGTGGGACACCAAGGGCCTCCACGACGAGGTGCAGGGTGTCTTCGGGATCGACGCCCCGGTCATCGACTGGGCGAACGAGGAAGGCATCGCCGACGAGGAGATCCGCGAGCGCCTGAAGAACGCCGCGGACGAAGGCGCCGCCAAGAAGGTCGCCAAGTACGGCACCGACATGTGGCGCCAGGTCGAGAAGTCCGTGCTGCTGCAGACGCTGGACCACCTCTGGCGCGAGCACATCGCCCAGCTCGACCACCTGCGCTCGGTGATCGGCTTCCGCGGCTACGCCCAGCGCGACCCGCTGAACGAGTACAAGACCGAGGCCTTCGCCCTCTTCGAGGCGATGCTCGTCGAACTGCGCACCGCCGTCACCGGCCAGCTCATGCACATCGAGATCCAGATGCGCGAGGGCCCGCCGCCGATGCCCTCCGAGGAGGAGATCGACAGGCTCGAGACGCACCACATCGACCCACTCACGGGCGACGACGACGGGGAAGGGGAGCTCGAATTGGCCGGCGCCCCGGACACCGGCGACGCCGCGGAGGCCCGCGAGGCGCGTGCGGCCAAGCGCGCCGGTGCCGAGCGGTCGGCGACCGACCCCGCCACGTGGGGCAAGGTCAGCCGCAACGAGCCGTGCCCCTGCGGTTCGGGCAAGAAGTACAAGCATTGCCACGGCCGCGTGGCCTGA